A window of Mangifera indica cultivar Alphonso chromosome 11, CATAS_Mindica_2.1, whole genome shotgun sequence contains these coding sequences:
- the LOC123230146 gene encoding protein DETOXIFICATION 8-like isoform X3 — protein MSSRWMVSMKELKRVSFIAAPMVAVTVLQYLLQVVAVIMVGHVDELALAGVSIATSFTSVTGFSFLFGMAGALETLCGQAYGAEQYQKLGTYTYCAIISLILVCFPISVLWLFTDKLLILIDQDPAIAKVAQKYSVCLIPNLFSYAVLQALIRYFQTQSLIHPMLISSRVTLFFHIPLCWAMVFKFKLGSIGAALAIGISYWLNVFLLGFYMKHSSRCEKTRAALSKDMFLSIKEFFKFAVPSAIMTCPEWWSYEVLILLSGLLPNPELETSMLSICFTITYLHYFIPYGFGATASTRVSNELGAGNPQAAKMAVCAIMVLAVTEVVLVSTTLFFCRHILGYALSNTKAIVNQVAKMGPFLCLCIVTDSLQAVLSGVARGSGWQNLGAYVNLGAYYLVGIPVAAILAFVLHLNGKGLLIGLATASSVQAAFLGLRTIFTDWQKQVAIVRGRSICT, from the exons atgaGCAGCAGATGGATGGTTTCAATGAAAGAACTAAAGAGGGTGAGCTTCATAGCAGCACCAATGGTTGCAGTCACTGTGTTGCAGTATCTCTTGCAGGTTGTTGCAGTGATAATGGTGGGACACGTTGATGAACTCGCCCTCGCCGGAGTCTCCATAGCCACCTCTTTCACAAGTGTAACCGGCTTCAGTTTCCTT TTTGGAATGGCTGGTGCGTTGGAGACTCTATGTGGACAAGCCTATGGAGCTGAACAATATCAGAAGCTTGGAACTTATACTTACTGTGCGATCATATCACTCATTCTGGTTTGCTTTCCAATTTCAGTCCTGTGGCTCTTCACAGACAAGCTATTGATACTTATAGACCAGGATCCTGCAATCGCAAAAGTCGCGCAAAAGTACTCGGTTTGCCTCATTCCAAACCTTTTCTCATATGCTGTACTTCAAGCTTTGATCCGGTATTTCCAGACCCAAAGCTTGATCCATCCGATGCTCATTAGCTCTCGTGTAACTTTGTTTTTTCACATACCTCTTTGTTGGGCAATGGTGTTTAAGTTTAAACTGGGAAGTATTGGAGCAGCATTAGCTATTGGTATATCATACTGGTTGAATGTATTCCTTCTTGGATTTTACATGAAACACTCGTCAAGATGTGAAAAAACTCGTGCTGCGCTCTCCAAGGATATGTTCTTAAGCATCAAAGAGTTCTTCAAATTTGCAGTGCCTTCTGCTATAATGACTTG TCCTGAATGGTGGTCCTATGAGGTTCTCATTTTGCTGTCTGGGTTGCTGCCTAATCCAGAACTTGAGACTTCAATGCTTTCCATATG CTTTACCATTACTTATCTGCACTACTTTATACCATATGGATTTGGGGCTACTGCAAG CACTAGAGTTTCCAATGAACTTGGAGCTGGTAATCCTCAGGCAGCAAAAATGGCTGTTTGTGCCATAATGGTTCTTGCAGTCACTGAGGTGGTCCTTGTAAGCACAACTCTCTTCTTCTGTCGCCACATTTTGGGATATGCATTAAGCAATACCAAAGCAATTGTAAATCAGGTGGCAAAAATGGGTCCTTTTCTATGTCTCTGCATCGTCACGGACAGCTTACAAGCAGTACTCTCAG GGGTTGCAAGAGGAAGTGGGTGGCAAAATTTAGGAGCTTATGTAAATCTTGGAGCATATTATCTGGTAGGAATTCCAGTTGCTGCAATATTGGCCTTCGTTTTACACTTGAATGGGAAGGGTCTTTTGATTGGACTTGCTACAGCCTCTTCTGTACAAGCGGCTTTTCTAGGTCTCAGAACAATCTTCACGGATTGGCAAAAACAG
- the LOC123230146 gene encoding protein DETOXIFICATION 8-like isoform X1 translates to MSSRWMVSMKELKRVSFIAAPMVAVTVLQYLLQVVAVIMVGHVDELALAGVSIATSFTSVTGFSFLFGMAGALETLCGQAYGAEQYQKLGTYTYCAIISLILVCFPISVLWLFTDKLLILIDQDPAIAKVAQKYSVCLIPNLFSYAVLQALIRYFQTQSLIHPMLISSRVTLFFHIPLCWAMVFKFKLGSIGAALAIGISYWLNVFLLGFYMKHSSRCEKTRAALSKDMFLSIKEFFKFAVPSAIMTCPEWWSYEVLILLSGLLPNPELETSMLSICFTITYLHYFIPYGFGATASTRVSNELGAGNPQAAKMAVCAIMVLAVTEVVLVSTTLFFCRHILGYALSNTKAIVNQVAKMGPFLCLCIVTDSLQAVLSGVARGSGWQNLGAYVNLGAYYLVGIPVAAILAFVLHLNGKGLLIGLATASSVQAAFLGLRTIFTDWQKQASKARERIFEADTQRS, encoded by the exons atgaGCAGCAGATGGATGGTTTCAATGAAAGAACTAAAGAGGGTGAGCTTCATAGCAGCACCAATGGTTGCAGTCACTGTGTTGCAGTATCTCTTGCAGGTTGTTGCAGTGATAATGGTGGGACACGTTGATGAACTCGCCCTCGCCGGAGTCTCCATAGCCACCTCTTTCACAAGTGTAACCGGCTTCAGTTTCCTT TTTGGAATGGCTGGTGCGTTGGAGACTCTATGTGGACAAGCCTATGGAGCTGAACAATATCAGAAGCTTGGAACTTATACTTACTGTGCGATCATATCACTCATTCTGGTTTGCTTTCCAATTTCAGTCCTGTGGCTCTTCACAGACAAGCTATTGATACTTATAGACCAGGATCCTGCAATCGCAAAAGTCGCGCAAAAGTACTCGGTTTGCCTCATTCCAAACCTTTTCTCATATGCTGTACTTCAAGCTTTGATCCGGTATTTCCAGACCCAAAGCTTGATCCATCCGATGCTCATTAGCTCTCGTGTAACTTTGTTTTTTCACATACCTCTTTGTTGGGCAATGGTGTTTAAGTTTAAACTGGGAAGTATTGGAGCAGCATTAGCTATTGGTATATCATACTGGTTGAATGTATTCCTTCTTGGATTTTACATGAAACACTCGTCAAGATGTGAAAAAACTCGTGCTGCGCTCTCCAAGGATATGTTCTTAAGCATCAAAGAGTTCTTCAAATTTGCAGTGCCTTCTGCTATAATGACTTG TCCTGAATGGTGGTCCTATGAGGTTCTCATTTTGCTGTCTGGGTTGCTGCCTAATCCAGAACTTGAGACTTCAATGCTTTCCATATG CTTTACCATTACTTATCTGCACTACTTTATACCATATGGATTTGGGGCTACTGCAAG CACTAGAGTTTCCAATGAACTTGGAGCTGGTAATCCTCAGGCAGCAAAAATGGCTGTTTGTGCCATAATGGTTCTTGCAGTCACTGAGGTGGTCCTTGTAAGCACAACTCTCTTCTTCTGTCGCCACATTTTGGGATATGCATTAAGCAATACCAAAGCAATTGTAAATCAGGTGGCAAAAATGGGTCCTTTTCTATGTCTCTGCATCGTCACGGACAGCTTACAAGCAGTACTCTCAG GGGTTGCAAGAGGAAGTGGGTGGCAAAATTTAGGAGCTTATGTAAATCTTGGAGCATATTATCTGGTAGGAATTCCAGTTGCTGCAATATTGGCCTTCGTTTTACACTTGAATGGGAAGGGTCTTTTGATTGGACTTGCTACAGCCTCTTCTGTACAAGCGGCTTTTCTAGGTCTCAGAACAATCTTCACGGATTGGCAAAAACAG
- the LOC123230146 gene encoding protein DETOXIFICATION 8-like isoform X2, protein MSSRWMVSMKELKRVSFIAAPMVAVTVLQYLLQVVAVIMVGHVDELALAGVSIATSFTSVTGFSFLFGMAGALETLCGQAYGAEQYQKLGTYTYCAIISLILVCFPISVLWLFTDKLLILIDQDPAIAKVAQKYSVCLIPNLFSYAVLQALIRYFQTQSLIHPMLISSRVTLFFHIPLCWAMVFKFKLGSIGAALAIGISYWLNVFLLGFYMKHSSRCEKTRAALSKDMFLSIKEFFKFAVPSAIMTCPEWWSYEVLILLSGLLPNPELETSMLSICFTITYLHYFIPYGFGATASTRVSNELGAGNPQAAKMAVCAIMVLAVTEVVLVSTTLFFCRHILGYALSNTKAIVNQVAKMGPFLCLCIVTDSLQAVLSGVARGSGWQNLGAYVNLGAYYLVGIPVAAILAFVLHLNGKGLLIGLATASSVQAAFLGLRTIFTDWQKQLQVAIVRGRSICT, encoded by the exons atgaGCAGCAGATGGATGGTTTCAATGAAAGAACTAAAGAGGGTGAGCTTCATAGCAGCACCAATGGTTGCAGTCACTGTGTTGCAGTATCTCTTGCAGGTTGTTGCAGTGATAATGGTGGGACACGTTGATGAACTCGCCCTCGCCGGAGTCTCCATAGCCACCTCTTTCACAAGTGTAACCGGCTTCAGTTTCCTT TTTGGAATGGCTGGTGCGTTGGAGACTCTATGTGGACAAGCCTATGGAGCTGAACAATATCAGAAGCTTGGAACTTATACTTACTGTGCGATCATATCACTCATTCTGGTTTGCTTTCCAATTTCAGTCCTGTGGCTCTTCACAGACAAGCTATTGATACTTATAGACCAGGATCCTGCAATCGCAAAAGTCGCGCAAAAGTACTCGGTTTGCCTCATTCCAAACCTTTTCTCATATGCTGTACTTCAAGCTTTGATCCGGTATTTCCAGACCCAAAGCTTGATCCATCCGATGCTCATTAGCTCTCGTGTAACTTTGTTTTTTCACATACCTCTTTGTTGGGCAATGGTGTTTAAGTTTAAACTGGGAAGTATTGGAGCAGCATTAGCTATTGGTATATCATACTGGTTGAATGTATTCCTTCTTGGATTTTACATGAAACACTCGTCAAGATGTGAAAAAACTCGTGCTGCGCTCTCCAAGGATATGTTCTTAAGCATCAAAGAGTTCTTCAAATTTGCAGTGCCTTCTGCTATAATGACTTG TCCTGAATGGTGGTCCTATGAGGTTCTCATTTTGCTGTCTGGGTTGCTGCCTAATCCAGAACTTGAGACTTCAATGCTTTCCATATG CTTTACCATTACTTATCTGCACTACTTTATACCATATGGATTTGGGGCTACTGCAAG CACTAGAGTTTCCAATGAACTTGGAGCTGGTAATCCTCAGGCAGCAAAAATGGCTGTTTGTGCCATAATGGTTCTTGCAGTCACTGAGGTGGTCCTTGTAAGCACAACTCTCTTCTTCTGTCGCCACATTTTGGGATATGCATTAAGCAATACCAAAGCAATTGTAAATCAGGTGGCAAAAATGGGTCCTTTTCTATGTCTCTGCATCGTCACGGACAGCTTACAAGCAGTACTCTCAG GGGTTGCAAGAGGAAGTGGGTGGCAAAATTTAGGAGCTTATGTAAATCTTGGAGCATATTATCTGGTAGGAATTCCAGTTGCTGCAATATTGGCCTTCGTTTTACACTTGAATGGGAAGGGTCTTTTGATTGGACTTGCTACAGCCTCTTCTGTACAAGCGGCTTTTCTAGGTCTCAGAACAATCTTCACGGATTGGCAAAAACAG
- the LOC123230146 gene encoding protein DETOXIFICATION 9-like isoform X4 produces the protein MSSRWMVSMKELKRVSFIAAPMVAVTVLQYLLQVVAVIMVGHVDELALAGVSIATSFTSVTGFSFLFGMAGALETLCGQAYGAEQYQKLGTYTYCAIISLILVCFPISVLWLFTDKLLILIDQDPAIAKVAQKYSVCLIPNLFSYAVLQALIRYFQTQSLIHPMLISSRVTLFFHIPLCWAMVFKFKLGSIGAALAIGISYWLNVFLLGFYMKHSSRCEKTRAALSKDMFLSIKEFFKFAVPSAIMTCPEWWSYEVLILLSGLLPNPELETSMLSICFTITYLHYFIPYGFGATASTRVSNELGAGNPQAAKMAVCAIMVLAVTEVVLVSTTLFFCRHILGYALSNTKAIVNQVAKMGPFLCLCIVTDSLQAVLSGVARGSGWQNLGAYVNLGAYYLVGIPVAAILAFVLHLNGKGLLIGLATASSVQAAFLGLRTIFTDWQKQALKVCLL, from the exons atgaGCAGCAGATGGATGGTTTCAATGAAAGAACTAAAGAGGGTGAGCTTCATAGCAGCACCAATGGTTGCAGTCACTGTGTTGCAGTATCTCTTGCAGGTTGTTGCAGTGATAATGGTGGGACACGTTGATGAACTCGCCCTCGCCGGAGTCTCCATAGCCACCTCTTTCACAAGTGTAACCGGCTTCAGTTTCCTT TTTGGAATGGCTGGTGCGTTGGAGACTCTATGTGGACAAGCCTATGGAGCTGAACAATATCAGAAGCTTGGAACTTATACTTACTGTGCGATCATATCACTCATTCTGGTTTGCTTTCCAATTTCAGTCCTGTGGCTCTTCACAGACAAGCTATTGATACTTATAGACCAGGATCCTGCAATCGCAAAAGTCGCGCAAAAGTACTCGGTTTGCCTCATTCCAAACCTTTTCTCATATGCTGTACTTCAAGCTTTGATCCGGTATTTCCAGACCCAAAGCTTGATCCATCCGATGCTCATTAGCTCTCGTGTAACTTTGTTTTTTCACATACCTCTTTGTTGGGCAATGGTGTTTAAGTTTAAACTGGGAAGTATTGGAGCAGCATTAGCTATTGGTATATCATACTGGTTGAATGTATTCCTTCTTGGATTTTACATGAAACACTCGTCAAGATGTGAAAAAACTCGTGCTGCGCTCTCCAAGGATATGTTCTTAAGCATCAAAGAGTTCTTCAAATTTGCAGTGCCTTCTGCTATAATGACTTG TCCTGAATGGTGGTCCTATGAGGTTCTCATTTTGCTGTCTGGGTTGCTGCCTAATCCAGAACTTGAGACTTCAATGCTTTCCATATG CTTTACCATTACTTATCTGCACTACTTTATACCATATGGATTTGGGGCTACTGCAAG CACTAGAGTTTCCAATGAACTTGGAGCTGGTAATCCTCAGGCAGCAAAAATGGCTGTTTGTGCCATAATGGTTCTTGCAGTCACTGAGGTGGTCCTTGTAAGCACAACTCTCTTCTTCTGTCGCCACATTTTGGGATATGCATTAAGCAATACCAAAGCAATTGTAAATCAGGTGGCAAAAATGGGTCCTTTTCTATGTCTCTGCATCGTCACGGACAGCTTACAAGCAGTACTCTCAG GGGTTGCAAGAGGAAGTGGGTGGCAAAATTTAGGAGCTTATGTAAATCTTGGAGCATATTATCTGGTAGGAATTCCAGTTGCTGCAATATTGGCCTTCGTTTTACACTTGAATGGGAAGGGTCTTTTGATTGGACTTGCTACAGCCTCTTCTGTACAAGCGGCTTTTCTAGGTCTCAGAACAATCTTCACGGATTGGCAAAAACAG